In Methanophagales archaeon, the sequence GTGAGAGACTGTTGAAGAGAAGTTGCCCACTGATTGAGTTTATTTTGTTACAGTATAAGATGCTTTTGTGGTTAAGTTATAATAGTTCGCTCACCAAACAGGCTCGTTTGCTCGTTCGTGAGAGTGCTGAGATGCTTCACGCTTTTTTGATGAGACGAGGGATATATCTGGAAGAGTGATACAAACCCCCAAGCCCGGTCCTTCAGGGCAGGGAAAGAGCCAGATATTTATTATAACCGTATATTTCACAGATAAAATAAAAAGAGGTGAGACGCTATGGAAAAGAAAATAATAAAGATATGGTATGATAAAGAGGGGGATTATCTTGAAGTTCTGCTTGAGCAGAGAAAAGGATACTTCAGAGAGACGGAAAACGATGCAGTAATGGAAAAAGTTGACGAAGAAGGGAATGTTATAGGTTTCTCTATTTTGAAAGTAAGTGCATTAAAAGGAAAGCCGCTTTCAATAGAGCTCAGAGGTCGTGCAGCGGCTGCGTAGCAAGATTTGATGAGGTGTGGTTTCAGTTCACAGAGCTCATAGAAAAGTAGAGACTCTAAATGATGAGGTAGCTGACAAAAAACCGCTCCAAGCCTCGCCCCTCAGGGCGAGGCTTTCTTAGCGAAGTTCTGTAAGATGAGAATAAGCAAGAATCGGAGTAGGCTTCCCTCAGCAAGAGTGCAGCCTCTCCAACACATCTCTCAACACATGCCGCCTCGAAAAGGCCAAAAAGGGAAAGATCATGAAAAACTTCTTGCTGCGGTGCACGAAAAAATCGGGAATCGGGCATTCTCTCTTCTCCTCTTATATATATAAGAAAGAGCGAAGGA encodes:
- a CDS encoding DUF2283 domain-containing protein, with the translated sequence MEKKIIKIWYDKEGDYLEVLLEQRKGYFRETENDAVMEKVDEEGNVIGFSILKVSALKGKPLSIELRGRAAAA